The Humulus lupulus chromosome 3, drHumLupu1.1, whole genome shotgun sequence genome window below encodes:
- the LOC133821613 gene encoding secoisolariciresinol dehydrogenase-like: MAIPSLLSAVSRRLEGKVALITGGASGLGQKTAEVFAHHGAKLVIADVQDELGYFVCQSIASNTTQNDVTYVHCDVTDESQVKAAVERAIKSYGKLDVMINNAGTGDEYKPRIIDNHKADFERVLSVNVTGVFLGIKHAAHAMISAKGGGSIISTGSVSSCLGGTASHAYTCSKHAVVGLTRNAAVELGQFGIRVNCVSPYGVATPKIKNYLGLSEEGVESMFGAVANLKHVTLKAEDIANAALFLASEEGRYVSGLNLIVDGGFSVVNPSFTMFQYPDN, from the exons ATGGCAATACCTTCACTACTCTCAGCAGTCTCAAGAAG GTTAGAAGGTAAGGTAGCTTTGATCACCGGAGGAGCCAGTGGGCTAGGCCAAAAAACGGCTGAAGTCTTTGCCCACCATGGAGCCAAACTAGTCATAGCCGATGTCCAAGACGAGCTAGGCTATTTCGTTTGCCAATCTATAGCAAGCAACACGACCCAAAACGACGTCACTTACGTCCACTGCGACGTAACCGACGAATCTCAAGTCAAAGCGGCTGTGGAAAGAGCCATCAAGTCCTATGGAAAGTTAGACGTAATGATCAACAACGCCGGCACAGGTGACGAATACAAGCCTCGTATCATCGATAACCACAAGGCCGATTTTGAGCGGGTGCTGAGTGTGAACGTCACAGGCGTCTTCCTTGGAATTAAACACGCTGCCCATGCCATGATATCGGCCAAAGGTGGCGGCAGCATCATATCGACTGGTAGTGTCAGTTCATGCTTAGGCGGCACGGCCTCGCACGCCTACACGTGCTCCAAGCATGCGGTAGTTGGGCTGACGAGGAATGCCGCCGTGGAGTTGGGACAGTTCGGAATAAGGGTCAATTGCGTGTCACCGTACGGGGTTGCGACGCCGAAGATTAAGAATTATTTGGGGCTTAGTGAGGAGGGGGTTGAGAGTATGTTCGGCGCAGTGGCGAACTTAAAGCATGTGACGCTTAAGGCAGAGGATATTGCGAATGCGGCTCTATTTTTAGCGAGTGAGGAGGGACGGTACGTGAGTGGACTTAATCTCATCGTTGATGGAGGTTTTAGTGTTGTTAATCCTTCTTTTACAATGTTTCAGTACCCTGATAATTAG